A stretch of DNA from bacterium:
TCCCGGTAGACGTCGACGGGGCTGCTCGCGGTGGCGGTGATCGTGCGCGTTCCGGGTAGGCCGGGGATGCTCAGGTCCGACAGGTTCACCGTGCAGGTCACCGTGACGTTCACCTGGCCGGTGTTCCCGATCGGCGCGTCGAACGCCGCAGCGTTCACCGTGATGTTCGTACTGGTGCAGTTCACGTCCTGGTCGTTGAGGCTGC
This window harbors:
- a CDS encoding pilus assembly protein, which encodes GLFVAMIILGGRVELAKQSVDAAAYEAARAASIERTQSEAIAAGRSSAASSLNDQDVNCTSTNITVNAAAFDAPIGNTGQVNVTVTCTVNLSDLSIPGLPGTRTITATASSPVDVYRERR